The Sesamum indicum cultivar Zhongzhi No. 13 linkage group LG2, S_indicum_v1.0, whole genome shotgun sequence genome contains a region encoding:
- the LOC110011597 gene encoding uncharacterized protein LOC110011597 produces MVRTWILNTISKDLVNAYLYASSSRDLWLELEARYGECDGTLLYKLQREISSISQGNMSVTSYYTKLKQLWDELLCLMPPAMCSCGLCICGCNKIKAEQNDASQLMQFLMGLNDSYDNIRSQILVLEPLPLVNKAYSMVLRVERQRMVNSEYSDIGEGSAMKAYEQRYSAPNIGSRQFMRRKGPIDKRNLLCEHCNKTGHNKENCFRLHGFPDWYKELHESRRKHGSAGRAYAATSGEGSGLDKPGNSDANNTLMSELLEALRMVQHKVPQDPINVHFAQVDEMAGPEN; encoded by the exons ATGGTGCGAACATGGATTCTGAACACCATCTCCAAAGACTTGGTAAACGCATACTTGTATGCAAGCTCTTCCAGAGATCTCTGGCTGGAGCTTGAAGCTCGGTACGGTGAGTGCGATGGTACTCTGCTCTATAAGTTGCAACGCGAAATTAGTTCTATTTCACAAGGCAATATGAGTGTAACTAGTTACTacacaaaattgaaacaaCTTTGGGATGAATTGTTATGTCTTATGCCACCAGCCATGTGTTCATGTGGCCTTTGTATATGTGGatgcaacaaaatcaaagcgGAACAAAACGATGCGAGTCAGCTGATGCAATTTTTGATGGGTTTGAATGATTCCTACGACAATATTCGTAGTCAGATCTTAGTTCTAGAACCTCTTCCCCTTGTCAATAAGGCGTATTCTATGGTGCTACGGGTTGAGAGACAAAGGATGGTGAATTCAGAATATTCTGATATAGGAGAAGGTTCGGCCATGAAAGCATATGAGCAAAGGTACTCTGCACCTAACATAGGATCTCGACAATTCATGCGACGCAAGGGACCTATAGATAAACGCAATCTCCTTTGCGAACACTGCAATAAAACTGGACACAACAAGGAAAATTGCTTCAGACTTCACGGCTTTCCTGATTGGTATAAGGAGCTACACGAATCGCGAAGAAAACACGGCAGTGCAGGAAGAGCATATGCAGCAACCAGTGGAGAAGGTAGTGGATTGGATAAACCTGGGAATTCTGACGCTAATAACACCTTGATGTCAGAATTGCTAGAGGCATTACGAATGGTCCAACACAAAGTACCTCAGGATCCTATCAATGTGCATTTTGCCCAAGTAGATGAAATGGCAG GACCTGAAAACTAA
- the LOC105179594 gene encoding trihelix transcription factor GT-2-like gives MMLGVSGLMGSSGDGAAAGAAAETHESGGGSGGSSEVGGSSSIIPGSGVEESERSGGGGNRWPRQETLALLKIRSDMDVAFRDSNLKGPLWEEVSRKMAELGFQRSAKKCKEKFENVYKYHKRTKDGRSSKPDGKTYRFFDQLEALENTPPNAFTPPPPRPQPPATIPMAAPANAANLALPSNVTVSSTSPTPLRMLPPSTTPQTGTNQVNSSPFPPLQQPPATAVPPQSHNFQPSYHHISMSLLSNSTSSSTSSDEDIQRRRGRKRKWKDYFERLMKDVIQKQEELQRKFLDTLEKRERDRMAREEAWRVQEMARMNREHELLVQERSMAAAKDAAVIAFLQKVTDQHNLQIPISNNNAPPGAPPMQAQAPPQNPQPARQSPTPTPPPPPLPQQSTFPPPPEPPAQPASAPSVVTVTPNKILDLSKTDNGGDNLMPASSSRWPKAEVQALINLRTSLDLKYQDNGPKGPLWEEISAAMGKLGYNRSAKRCKEKWENINKYFKKVKESNKKRPEDSKTCPYFHQLDAIYKERARNDVPSFNPGFTMKPENPMVPIMARPEQQWPLPEQNSAMHDPDHHDNESGNNDHEEDDDEDDEDEDEGGGYEIITNKQPSSVTNTAE, from the exons ATGATGCTTGGTGTTTCAGGCCTCATGGGCAGCTCTGGGGACGGAGCTGCTGCTGGTGCGGCGGCGGAGACCCACGAGAGCGGCGGTGGCAGTGGTGGGAGCAGTGAGGTTGGAGGGTCCAGCTCGATAATTCCGGGGAGCGGTGTGGAAGAAAGTGAGAGAAGTGGGGGCGGTGGAAACCGATGGCCGAGGCAGGAAACGTTGGCTTTACTGAAGATTCGTTCTGATATGGATGTTGCGTTTAGGGACTCAAATCTCAAGGGTCCATTATGGGAAGAAGTTTCCAG GAAAATGGCGGAGCTTGGATTTCAACGAAGCGCCAAGAAGTGCAAAGAGAAATTTGAGAATGTGTACAAGTAccataaaagaacaaaagatgGCCGATCATCAAAACCCGACGGCAAGACTTATCgattttttgatcaattagAGGCTCTTGAAAATACCCCTCCGAATGCCTTCACGCCTCCGCCACCGCGCCCTCAGCCTCCCGCCACCATCCCAATGGCGGCGCCAGCAAATGCTGCTAATTTAGCATTGCCATCAAATGTTACTGTTTCATCAACTAGTCCAACCCCTTTGAGAATGTTGCCCCCAAGCACTACACCGCAAACTGGCACCAATCAAGTGAATTCTTCTCCATTCCCACCATTACAGCAGCCTCCGGCAACAGCAGTTCCTCCTCAAAGCCACAACTTTCAACCCTCTTATCATCACATATCGATGAGCCTGCTGTCGAATTCTACTTCTTCTTCCACATCGTCAGATGAGGATATACAAAGGCGAAGAggtagaaagagaaaatggaagGATTACTTCGAAAGGCTGATGAAAGACGTAATTCAGAAGCAGGAGGAGTTGCAAAGGAAGTTCTTGGACACACTGGAGAAACGCGAGCGGGATCGTATGGCTAGAGAGGAGGCCTGGAGAGTGCAAGAAATGGCGAGAATGAACCGAGAGCACGAGCTTTTGGTCCAGGAGAGATCGATGGCTGCGGCCAAAGACGCGGCGGTGATTGCATTCTTGCAGAAGGTAACAGACCAACACAACTTGCAAATCCCAATCAGTAATAATAATGCACCGCCGGGAGCGCCGCCAATGCAGGCACAAGCGCCGCCGCAAAATCCCCAGCCAGCGAGACAATCTCCAACGCCAacaccaccacctcctccaCTGCCGCAACAATCCACATTCCCACCGCCACCGGAGCCACCAGCACAACCTGCTTCTGCCCCGTCGGTAGTTACGGTAACCCCAAACAAAATCCTGGACCTTTCAAAAACAGACAACGGTGGCGATAATTTAATGCCGGCGAGCTCTTCACGATGGCCCAAGGCAGAAGTTCAAGCCCTGATCAATCTCCGAACGAGCCTTGATCTCAAGTACCAAGATAATGGACCAAAGGGCCCCCTCTGGGAGGAGATCTCGGCGGCCATGGGCAAGCTCGGCTACAACAGAAGTGCAAAGCGATGCAAAGAGAAATGGGAGAACATCAACAAGTACTTCAAGAAAGTAAAGGAAAGCAACAAGAAGAGACCCGAAGACTCCAAGACATGCCCATATTTCCACCAGCTTGATGCCATTTACAAAGAAAGGGCCAGAAACGATGTCCCCTCATTTAATCCCGGATTCACGATGAAGCCCGAGAACCCAATGGTGCCCATAATGGCCCGGCCCGAGCAGCAATGGCCACTCCCGGAGCAGAATTCTGCAATGCATGATCCAGATCATCACGACAACGAGAGCGGGAACAACGATCACGAGGAGGACGATGATGAGGACGACGAGGACGAAGACGAAGGAGGGGGCTACGAGATAATAACAAACAAGCAGCCATCTTCAGTGACGAACACGGCGGAGTGA
- the LOC105179601 gene encoding WAT1-related protein At1g43650, translated as MGKGNWFLSIIEKNKGVLVMIFVQLVYSGMALFSKAAISKGMNPYVFVAYRQAFATLALAPFAFFLDRKKSDLLSYSLIGKIFLASLFGITLSLNLYAYAINYVSATFASASNNTIPALTFLIAVAFRIESFSIRNSPGIVKLVGSVVSLSGAMVFAFVKGPRVNFMNWHTGTDENQLKTNPVINFSSKEKWIQGCLLMLSANTAWASWLVIQAPLVKQYRAKFRLTMLQCLFSCIQSSVWAMSMNRDLSSWKLNWDLNLFSVAYCGVVVTGITYWLQLWAVESKGPLFVAIFSPLTLIFTAIISAFLWKETLYLGSVCGGILLVGGLYCVLWGKNKEAQKQANQEQTQPQNFAKEETIV; from the exons atgggaAAGGGCAATTGGTTTCTGAGTATTATAGAGAAAAACAAGGGTGTCCTGGTAATGATATTTGTGCAGCTTGTGTACTCAGGCATGGCTCTCTTCTCTAAAGCAGCAATATCTAAAGGAATGAACCCTTATGTCTTTGTTGCTTACCGCCAGGCCTTTGCCACTCTTGCCTTGGCTCCCTTTGCTTTCTTCCTCGACAG gaAGAAGTCTGATCTGTTGTCATACAGCCTAATTGGGAAGATTTTCTTGGCTTCTTTGTTTGG GATCACATTGAGTTTGAATCTCTACGCGTATGCAATAAACTATGTCTCTGCGACATTTGCTTCTGCCAGCAATAACACGATTCCTGCGCTTACGTTTCTGATCGCTGTTGCATTCAG GATTGAGAGTTTTTCAATAAGGAATTCTCCAGGAATAGTGAAGTTGGTAGGGTCAGTGGTTAGTCTTTCCGGGGCAATGGTATTCGCGTTTGTGAAAGGCCCACGGGTCAATTTCATGAACTGGCATACTGGGACTGATGAGAACCAGCTGAAGACAAATCCTGTCATCAATTTCAGCAGTAAAGAGAAGTGGATACAAGGTTGTCTGCTTATGCTCTCAGCCAACACTGCATGGGCCTCCTGGCTCGTCATTCAG gCGCCTCTAGTGAAGCAGTATCGGGCAAAATTTCGTCTGACAATGCTGCAGTGCTTGTTTAGCTGCATACAATCGTCAGTTTGGGCGATGAGCATGAACAGGGACTTATCGTCATGGAAGCTTAACTGGGATTTGAATCTCTTTTCAGTGGCATATTGT GGGGTGGTCGTGACTGGAATAACATACTGGTTGCAGCTGTGGGCAGTGGAGAGCAAGGGCCCTCTGTTTGTCGCCATTTTCAGTCCATTGACACTGATTTTTACTGCTATTATCTCAGCATTTCTCTGGAAGGAGACGCTGTATTTGGGAAG TGTTTGTGGAGGCATATTGCTGGTGGGGGGATTGTACTGCGTCCTCTGggggaaaaacaaagaagccCAAAAGCAAGCAAATCAAGAGCAGACACAACCACAAAATTTTGCTAAGGAGGAAACCATTGTCTAG
- the LOC105179619 gene encoding WAT1-related protein At1g09380-like codes for MNILFSESNSENLPREIAADDSTVQLLLPHDSKYGAIVERNIASWKLGWNVDLLAIVYCGVVVTGISYSLLVWVIEKRGPVFPAMFSPLPLIMTAIFSAIFLHETLHWGRSVGRSVVYCWWVGFMLSFGVSTERPNRNWMGPKRKPIWNPSLRRSRTHPIMCRRKRLTRGNYHHNNDRGHIFILGY; via the exons atgaatattttgttttcagaATCCAATTCTGAAAATTTACCCCGCGAGATTGCGGCTGACGACTCTACAGTGCAGCTTCTGCTGCCTCACGACAGCAAATATGGTGCAATCGTGGAGAGGAATATAGCATCTTGGAAGCTTGGTTGGAATGTTGATCTTTTGGCCATCGTCTATTGT GGGGTTGTGGTGACGGGCATTAGTTACTCGTTGCTAGTTTGGGTTATAGAGAAAAGAGGGCCGGTTTTTCCGGCAATGTTCAGCCCATTACCTCTAATAATGACAGCCATTTTCTCAGCTATTTTCTTGCACGAAACTCTTCATTGGGGAAGGTCGGTCGGTCGGTCGGTCG TGTATTGCTGGTGGGTGGGCTTTATGCTTTCTTTTGGGGTAAGTACAGAGAGGCCCAACAGAAATTGGATGGGCCCAAAGAGGAAGCCCATTTGGAATCCATCGTTACGTCGAAGTCGAACTCACCCAATCATGTGCAGGAGAAAGAGACTCACGCGGGGTAATTATCATCATAATAATGATAGAggacatatttttattttgggataCTAA
- the LOC105179611 gene encoding WAT1-related protein At1g43650, with translation MNVGMKKQKPYIAVVIMQCSYAGMILLSKAAMSSGLKPSVFVAYRQAFATLALLPFVFFFRSKRGPPLTWTGLFKIFFISSYGLALSLNLNLAGLEYISATFGTAILSIVPALVFIMAVCMRIESLAITQWHGMAKVLGTIVGLSGAMAFTFYKGPPLFSSSTTHGNSHSFHTKQEWIKGSLLAIVAQIFYSLWLTMQAPLMKQYPDKLRLMILQCGFSSLTATIYGAAMESNLTSWKLAWNIQLLSILYCGVIVTGITYWLQAWVIEQKGPVFSAIFGPLALILAAIFSALFLNETLHWGSVLGGGLLIAGLYSFLWGRNREAQNSARQQLNHSLEEAHFEGITSISPDEEQPKIIP, from the exons ATGAATGTAGGCATGAAGAAGCAGAAGCCATATATTGCAGTGGTAATCATGCAGTGTAGCTATGCAGGCATGATTTTGTTGTCAAAGGCAGCTATGTCTTCAGGTCTGAAGCCTTCTGTGTTTGTCGCGTACCGACAAGCATTCGCCACTCTTGCACTGCTGCCCTTTGTGTTCTTCTTCCGTAG CAAGAGAGGTCCTCCTCTTACATGGACCGGacttttcaagattttctttatttcttcctACGG GCTTGCTTTGAGCTTGAATCTAAATTTAGCTGGATTGGAGTACATCTCTGCAACATTTGGTACAGCCATATTGAGTATAGTTCCTGCTTTGGTCTTTATCATGGCTGTTTGTATGag GATTGAAAGCCTTGCCATAACTCAATGGCATGGAATGGCTAAGGTACTGGGCACCATTGTCGGTCTCTCAGGAGCCATGGCCTTCACTTTTTACAAGGGCCCTCCTCTATTTTCAAGTTCAACAACTCATGGAAACAGCCATTCTTTCCATACAAAACAAGAATGGATCAAGGGTTCTCTTCTCGCCATTGTTGCCCAAATCTTCTACTCCTTGTGGCTAACCATGcag GCTCCACTTATGAAGCAGTATCCAGACAAATTGCGGCTCATGATTCTACAGTGTGGCTTCAGTAGCCTGACGGCAACAATTTATGGCGCAGCCATGGAGAGTAACCTAACCTCCTGGAAGCTTGCCTGGAACATCCAACTCTTATCCATACTCTATTGT GGTGTCATTGTGACAGGGATAACTTACTGGTTGCAAGCTTGGGTTATCGAGCAGAAAGGCCCTGTTTTCAGTGCTATTTTTGGGCCATTGGCGCTTATTTTAGCAGCAATATTCTCAGCTCTTTTCCTCAACGAAACTCTCCACTGGGGAAG CGTTTTGGGAGGGGGACTACTTATTGCTGGGCTGTATAGTTTTCTTTGGGGTAGAAATCGAGAGGCCCAAAACAGTGCCCGACAACAATTGAATCATTCATTGGAGGAAGCCCATTTTGAAGGCATCACATCAATATCACCGGATGAAGAGCAGCCCAAAATCATTCCCTAA